Proteins from a single region of Chryseomicrobium sp. FSL W7-1435:
- a CDS encoding O-antigen ligase family protein, whose translation MKNIILFIAVFSINCFFIFSGILGLEFNDSNSNLVYIAYNFFIAIIIYIIYLKHITNYGLTSRLEPLIYFLIPYSIILLFFLGILFKGYLGNQEAIWFGYFILWSVPAILTAIIIDNENRYLSFNRLIEFFMLIASLNNILTILLPALWGTYDRSISLLNYQAASYIAAFSFGLSIYFLFFNKNHTNFSFLRNKLYLLFLSIISIFNLISVILPGGRGALVLSVLYLLLTILFLLKFKYYKSLLYIVMVLTIFYFSFPTLLNNSSINTGFKRATEFLGDGLRINWAGTSDRDLVYSNVISLISENPIWGYGIFSYWNYSPNPHNIFLEFMLSGGILYSGLMSIVLLLIIFKVFRLIKFNSSDLIYLYILIFPLTILMFSGSYLITSEFWFITTLILLKSRKAIKVEIK comes from the coding sequence TTGAAAAATATAATTCTTTTTATTGCTGTGTTTAGTATAAACTGTTTTTTCATATTCAGTGGAATTTTAGGACTGGAATTCAATGATTCCAATTCAAATTTAGTGTATATTGCATACAATTTTTTTATAGCAATAATTATTTACATAATTTATCTTAAACATATTACTAATTATGGATTGACTTCTAGATTAGAACCTCTAATCTATTTTTTAATACCATATTCTATAATTTTACTTTTTTTTCTTGGTATATTATTTAAAGGGTATTTAGGAAATCAAGAAGCTATATGGTTTGGCTATTTCATCCTATGGTCTGTCCCAGCTATTTTAACAGCGATAATTATAGACAATGAAAATAGATATTTATCTTTTAACAGACTTATAGAATTTTTTATGTTGATTGCATCTCTAAATAATATATTAACAATTTTGCTTCCAGCTTTATGGGGAACATATGATAGATCTATAAGTTTGTTAAATTATCAAGCTGCTTCATACATAGCAGCATTTTCATTCGGGCTTTCCATATATTTTTTGTTTTTCAATAAAAATCATACAAATTTTTCATTCTTGAGGAACAAACTATATTTGCTATTTTTGTCAATTATATCTATTTTTAACCTTATTTCCGTAATTCTACCAGGTGGGAGAGGTGCTCTTGTTCTCTCAGTACTTTATTTATTATTAACCATTTTATTTTTATTGAAATTTAAATATTACAAAAGTTTACTCTACATAGTCATGGTATTAACAATCTTTTATTTTAGTTTTCCAACCTTACTTAACAATTCTTCTATAAATACTGGATTTAAAAGAGCAACAGAATTTTTAGGTGATGGGTTGAGAATCAATTGGGCTGGTACATCAGATAGGGATTTAGTATATTCCAACGTAATATCATTAATTAGTGAAAATCCTATTTGGGGATATGGAATTTTTTCTTATTGGAATTATTCACCTAATCCTCATAATATTTTTCTGGAATTTATGCTTTCAGGAGGAATATTATATAGTGGTTTAATGAGTATTGTTTTATTATTAATAATCTTTAAAGTTTTTAGATTAATAAAATTTAATAGTAGTGATTTGATTTATCTATATATTCTAATCTTTCCTCTAACAATATTAATGTTTAGTGGAAGCTACTTAATAACCAGTGAATTTTGGTTTATCACTACGCTTATTTTATTAAAATCTAGAAAAGCGATTAAAGTTGAAATTAAGTAA
- a CDS encoding glycosyltransferase, whose product MTPIVSICCITYNHEKYIKETLKSLVNQKTTFEYEIIVHDDASTDNTRNIIEEFRKKYPDLIKTIYQDTNQYSQKIRILYEHVIPNVNTNYLAFCEGDDYWVDKNKLQIQFDFLEQNLEYSSCFHGVVKVNISGESNGGFLGPVNRGDKDYTLSDVAMGGVLHLSSLFLRNSVIKDEIPQWATKTANSDYTLAVISSATGKIRFFDRIMSAYRVGVEGSAMTKDREEYSKSNIIRKFKERNEILEEANRYYKFKHNIEFTKIINNYELRINILEKKYKFLLDRKIFSYTKNYKISYILKVGMVTLFPNIIESILRKYHSLKIAFNKKL is encoded by the coding sequence ATGACGCCAATAGTTTCAATATGTTGTATTACTTATAATCATGAAAAATATATTAAAGAGACATTAAAAAGTTTAGTAAATCAAAAAACAACATTTGAATATGAAATTATTGTTCACGATGATGCTTCAACTGATAATACAAGGAATATAATTGAAGAATTTAGAAAAAAATATCCTGATCTGATAAAAACAATTTATCAAGATACAAATCAATATTCACAAAAAATACGTATCTTGTATGAGCATGTTATACCGAATGTAAATACAAATTATCTTGCTTTTTGTGAAGGGGATGATTATTGGGTTGATAAAAACAAATTACAAATTCAATTTGATTTTCTTGAACAGAATCTTGAATATAGTTCATGTTTTCACGGAGTAGTAAAGGTCAATATTAGTGGAGAATCTAATGGTGGATTTCTGGGCCCAGTAAATAGAGGCGATAAAGATTATACGTTAAGTGATGTGGCTATGGGGGGAGTTTTACATTTATCATCATTATTTTTAAGAAATAGTGTTATTAAAGATGAAATTCCTCAATGGGCAACTAAGACTGCCAACAGTGATTACACATTAGCAGTAATAAGTAGTGCCACTGGTAAAATCAGATTCTTCGATCGAATTATGTCTGCTTACAGAGTAGGTGTCGAGGGATCAGCTATGACAAAAGATAGAGAAGAATACTCTAAGTCAAATATTATTAGGAAATTTAAAGAGCGAAATGAGATTTTAGAAGAAGCTAATAGATATTATAAATTTAAGCACAATATTGAATTTACCAAAATCATTAATAATTATGAGTTAAGAATAAATATATTGGAAAAAAAATATAAATTTTTATTGGATAGAAAAATATTTAGTTATACTAAAAATTATAAAATTTCATATATTTTAAAAGTTGGAATGGTTACTTTATTTCCTAATATAATTGAAAGTATATTAAGAAAATACCACTCTTTGAAAATAGCATTCAATAAAAAACTATGA
- a CDS encoding lipopolysaccharide biosynthesis protein has protein sequence MKKSLKKTTLIGFFWTLIDFFSSKGLTLIFQIALARLLTPEEFGLIGLILIFIAISNALVNSGMQSALIREPDIKDIHYSTVFFFNITISILIYILLFLSAPYISEFYDQPSLVSLIRVLGLVVLINSLSIIQRTMLIRNLNFKVESIINLSSNLLSGSIALLLAYMEFGVWSLILQIILNNLFQSILLIVLNKWTPKLNFDFAIFKYLFNFGWKLLLSGLINTFYQNFYNIFIGKFYNINMVGYYTQGKLLADVSSQIITTALQKVTYPVLSKIQNDDIILKQNYRILIKLSSFITFPIIIILIVSSNSFIILLLGEKWMSAIPFFQIICFAGIFYPIHVINLNLLQVKGRSDLVLKLEIVKLLVNTSLIILFLSFTSNIYILISTFVISSFLALFINAHYSGKFLNYGFLSQAKDVYKYLINAILTGVTLYITLLYCEELHEAYKMIILFVTGLISYIIYSKITKVDKEVFELSRKFLA, from the coding sequence ATGAAAAAATCTCTTAAAAAAACAACTTTAATTGGATTTTTTTGGACGCTAATTGACTTTTTTTCTTCTAAAGGATTAACTTTAATTTTTCAAATTGCTCTTGCAAGACTTTTGACTCCGGAAGAATTCGGACTTATAGGACTAATTTTAATATTTATTGCTATATCAAATGCTTTGGTGAATAGTGGTATGCAAAGTGCATTAATACGAGAACCTGATATCAAGGACATACATTATTCAACAGTGTTTTTTTTCAATATTACCATATCAATACTCATCTATATTCTTCTATTTTTAAGTGCTCCATATATTTCTGAATTTTATGATCAGCCTTCTTTAGTTTCACTAATTAGAGTACTAGGTTTAGTCGTACTTATTAATAGTCTTAGTATAATTCAAAGAACTATGTTAATAAGAAATCTGAATTTCAAAGTAGAAAGTATAATTAATTTGTCTTCTAATTTGCTTTCTGGAAGTATTGCTTTACTTTTGGCATATATGGAGTTTGGAGTTTGGAGTTTGATATTACAAATTATTTTAAATAATTTATTTCAAAGTATTTTGTTAATTGTTCTCAATAAGTGGACTCCAAAACTTAATTTTGATTTTGCGATTTTTAAGTATTTATTCAATTTCGGTTGGAAATTATTACTTTCTGGCCTTATAAATACCTTTTATCAAAACTTTTATAATATTTTTATTGGAAAATTCTATAACATTAATATGGTTGGATATTATACTCAAGGGAAATTACTCGCTGATGTTTCTTCGCAAATAATAACCACAGCATTGCAAAAAGTTACATACCCTGTTTTAAGTAAAATACAGAATGATGATATAATTTTAAAACAAAATTATAGAATATTAATTAAGCTTTCATCATTTATAACCTTTCCAATAATAATAATATTAATAGTGTCCTCTAATTCCTTTATAATATTATTATTAGGGGAAAAGTGGATGAGTGCTATACCCTTTTTCCAAATCATTTGTTTTGCTGGTATTTTTTATCCTATACATGTAATAAACTTGAATCTGCTGCAAGTTAAAGGAAGATCTGATTTAGTTTTAAAGCTAGAAATTGTAAAGCTTTTAGTTAACACAAGTTTAATAATTCTATTCTTATCATTTACTTCTAACATATATATTTTGATCAGCACATTTGTAATTTCTTCATTTTTGGCATTATTTATAAACGCACATTACTCAGGAAAATTTTTAAACTACGGGTTTTTATCCCAGGCTAAAGATGTTTATAAGTATTTAATTAATGCGATTTTAACTGGTGTAACTCTTTATATAACACTGCTTTATTGTGAGGAGCTACATGAAGCGTATAAAATGATTATATTATTTGTTACTGGATTAATATCTTATATTATTTACTCTAAAATTACCAAAGTTGACAAGGAAGTATTCGAATTGAGTAGAAAATTTTTAGCTTGA
- a CDS encoding DegT/DnrJ/EryC1/StrS family aminotransferase has product MINVTKSTLPPYNEYIEEIKSIWETHWLTNMGDKYYKLQEELKLYMDVPNISLFANGHLALEIALEALDLEGEVITTPFTFVSTTHAIVRNGLTPVFCDINSVDYTIDVNLIESLITEKTSAIMPVHVYGNICDVEEIERIANKYNLKVIYDAAHAFGTKYKGVASGNFGDISMFSFHATKVFNTIEGGGLTFKNNGYADLLKVLQNFGITSQEDANYIAGNAKMNEFQAAMGICNLRRINDEIFKRKLIVERYRNNLDGIKGIKLPIIQEDVASNYSYFPVIFNNYSLSRDEVKVLLEENDIFSRKYFYPLTSELTCYHNKINKGYTPVAQYIADRVLTLPLYADLSLSDVDRICEIIKYRK; this is encoded by the coding sequence ATGATTAATGTTACAAAATCTACACTCCCGCCGTATAACGAATATATAGAAGAAATTAAAAGTATATGGGAAACACATTGGCTTACTAATATGGGAGATAAATATTACAAACTTCAAGAAGAATTAAAATTATATATGGATGTTCCAAATATTTCTTTGTTCGCAAATGGTCATCTAGCACTTGAAATAGCCCTTGAGGCATTAGATTTGGAAGGAGAAGTTATTACTACTCCATTCACGTTTGTCTCGACCACTCATGCAATTGTTAGAAATGGTTTGACACCGGTATTTTGTGATATTAACTCAGTTGACTATACTATTGATGTAAATTTAATTGAATCTTTAATTACAGAAAAAACTAGTGCAATCATGCCTGTGCACGTGTATGGTAACATATGCGATGTTGAGGAGATTGAAAGAATAGCTAATAAATACAATTTAAAAGTAATATATGATGCGGCTCATGCTTTTGGAACAAAATATAAAGGAGTAGCTTCTGGAAACTTTGGAGACATATCTATGTTTAGTTTCCATGCGACTAAAGTGTTTAATACAATTGAAGGCGGAGGATTAACGTTCAAGAATAATGGTTATGCAGACTTGTTGAAAGTTCTTCAAAATTTCGGGATAACTTCTCAAGAAGATGCAAATTATATTGCGGGTAATGCAAAAATGAATGAATTTCAAGCCGCTATGGGAATTTGTAATTTAAGGCGTATTAATGATGAAATTTTTAAGAGAAAGTTAATTGTAGAAAGGTATCGAAATAATTTAGATGGAATAAAAGGGATAAAATTACCAATTATTCAAGAGGATGTCGCTAGTAATTATTCATATTTTCCTGTGATTTTCAATAACTACTCTCTTTCAAGAGATGAAGTCAAAGTTTTATTGGAAGAAAATGATATTTTCTCTCGTAAATACTTTTATCCTCTAACTAGTGAACTTACTTGTTATCATAATAAAATTAATAAAGGATATACTCCAGTTGCACAATATATAGCTGATAGGGTTTTGACCTTACCATTGTATGCCGACCTTAGTTTAAGTGACGTCGATCGAATATGTGAAATTATAAAATATAGGAAGTAG
- the rfbA gene encoding glucose-1-phosphate thymidylyltransferase RfbA encodes MKGIILAGGAGTRLYPLTKSISKQILPIYDKPMIYYPLSVLMLSGIKEILIISTPRDVKVFKELLEDGSHLGLNIEYLVQEKPNGLAEAFILGEEFINNSPVALVLGDNIFYGSNFGNRLIEAAKIQSGALIFGCYVKDPTSYGVVEVDAKLNAISIEEKPLHPKSSYAVPGLYFFDSSVVEIAKSILPSQRGELEITSVIDHYLKRKELRVELTGRGLAWLDTGTHESLLEASNFVEAIQKRQGLYIACVEEISFRKGYITKEQLLELSIPLNKTEYGKYLSDIALNKR; translated from the coding sequence ATGAAAGGTATTATCTTAGCAGGTGGGGCAGGGACGCGATTATATCCTTTGACAAAATCAATATCCAAGCAAATATTACCAATATATGATAAGCCAATGATTTATTATCCACTTTCAGTTTTAATGTTATCAGGCATCAAGGAAATATTGATTATTTCTACACCTAGAGATGTTAAGGTATTTAAAGAATTACTAGAAGATGGTTCTCATTTAGGACTTAATATAGAATACTTAGTACAAGAGAAGCCTAATGGATTGGCTGAAGCATTTATATTGGGAGAAGAGTTCATAAACAATTCACCAGTAGCATTAGTCCTAGGTGATAATATTTTTTACGGATCAAACTTTGGAAATCGATTAATAGAAGCAGCAAAAATTCAAAGTGGTGCTCTAATATTTGGTTGCTATGTAAAGGATCCTACCTCATATGGTGTAGTTGAAGTTGATGCAAAACTGAACGCTATTTCTATTGAAGAAAAGCCTCTACATCCAAAATCTTCTTATGCAGTACCAGGCTTATATTTCTTTGACAGTAGTGTCGTAGAAATAGCTAAAAGTATTCTTCCTTCCCAACGTGGAGAGTTAGAAATCACTTCTGTTATAGATCATTATCTAAAAAGAAAAGAGTTAAGGGTGGAACTTACTGGTAGGGGATTGGCTTGGTTAGATACAGGTACTCATGAATCCTTACTAGAGGCATCTAATTTCGTAGAGGCTATTCAAAAGCGACAGGGCCTTTATATAGCATGTGTAGAGGAAATTTCATTTAGAAAAGGCTATATTACTAAAGAACAATTACTTGAGCTTTCTATTCCTTTAAATAAAACCGAATATGGGAAGTATCTATCTGATATAGCTTTAAATAAAAGGTAG
- a CDS encoding acyltransferase: MSFYTNEELKEIGFKYVGRNVKISKKSSFYNVKNISIGDNTRIDDFCVISAGTGGIKIGKNVHIAVYCSFIGEGSIILEDFSGTSSRVAIYSSNDDYSGDYLTNPTLPAIYTNVTVGDVILKKHALIGAGSIVLPNVVIDEGAAVASLSLINNNCEAFYIYAGVPAKKLKARSKKLLEFEEKYLTEY; the protein is encoded by the coding sequence ATGAGCTTTTATACAAATGAAGAGTTAAAAGAGATAGGGTTTAAATATGTGGGAAGAAATGTTAAAATATCAAAAAAATCCTCTTTTTATAATGTAAAAAATATTTCTATTGGAGATAATACTAGAATTGATGATTTCTGTGTTATTTCTGCTGGTACTGGTGGTATTAAGATTGGAAAAAATGTTCATATCGCAGTATATTGCTCATTTATTGGTGAAGGTAGTATTATTTTAGAAGATTTCTCAGGTACTTCTTCAAGAGTGGCTATTTACTCTAGTAACGATGATTATTCTGGAGATTATTTGACAAACCCAACATTACCAGCTATCTACACAAATGTGACGGTAGGAGACGTAATTCTTAAAAAGCATGCTCTTATAGGAGCAGGATCAATTGTTTTGCCAAATGTTGTGATTGATGAAGGAGCAGCTGTAGCGAGTCTATCTCTTATAAACAATAATTGTGAAGCTTTTTATATTTATGCTGGTGTACCCGCAAAGAAATTAAAAGCTAGGTCTAAAAAATTGTTAGAATTCGAAGAAAAATATCTTACTGAATATTAG
- a CDS encoding MaoC family dehydratase — protein sequence MYIGQTAFLERTFEESDIINFANLTLDTNPVHLDEGFAKHTRFKKRIAHGLLTGSLIGAVLGTKLPGSGAVLLKQSFNFKEPVFVGDRVKAVLEVTEINEKSIGKIVKIKSRCFNQFEIIVLDGESTLLISAIK from the coding sequence ATGTATATTGGTCAAACGGCTTTTTTAGAAAGAACTTTTGAGGAAAGTGATATTATTAATTTTGCTAATCTCACACTAGACACTAACCCAGTTCATTTAGACGAAGGCTTTGCAAAACATACAAGGTTTAAAAAGAGAATAGCACATGGTTTGTTAACTGGAAGTTTAATCGGGGCAGTACTTGGGACAAAACTACCTGGTAGTGGAGCAGTTCTTCTTAAACAATCTTTCAATTTTAAGGAACCAGTATTTGTAGGTGACCGTGTTAAAGCTGTTTTAGAAGTTACCGAGATTAATGAAAAATCAATTGGTAAGATAGTAAAAATAAAATCCAGATGTTTTAACCAATTTGAAATCATAGTATTAGATGGAGAGTCAACACTGTTGATAAGTGCAATTAAATAA
- the rfbB gene encoding dTDP-glucose 4,6-dehydratase, with amino-acid sequence MKKVKILVTGGAGFIGGNFIHFMLKKYSHYRIYNLDALTYAGDLTKHKEFETNSNYKFVKGDITNREELLQLFEVEKFDYVVHFAAESHVDRSIIDPGIFVKTNVIGTQNLLDAARQYGIKKFVHVSTDEVYGELDLDPTTFFTEDTPLQPNSPYSASKASSDLLVRAYHETYKLPVNITRCSNNYGPYHFPEKLIPLTISRVLNDEKVPIYGDGKNIRDWLHVLDHCSAIDLVMHDGVNGEVYNVGGHNEKTNLEVVQTIIKALGKSEELILFVEDRLGHDKRYAIDPSKLEKLGWKSIYNFDTGIAQTIQWYVENEQWWNEILNGDYQKYFEK; translated from the coding sequence GTGAAGAAAGTAAAAATTTTAGTTACAGGAGGGGCAGGTTTCATTGGTGGGAATTTTATTCACTTCATGTTAAAAAAATACTCCCATTATAGAATCTATAATCTAGATGCCCTTACCTATGCCGGTGACCTTACAAAACATAAAGAATTTGAGACAAATTCAAACTATAAATTTGTGAAAGGAGATATAACTAATCGCGAAGAGCTTCTCCAATTGTTTGAAGTGGAAAAATTTGATTATGTTGTCCATTTCGCAGCAGAGAGCCATGTGGACCGTTCAATTATTGATCCAGGTATTTTTGTGAAAACAAATGTAATTGGTACTCAAAATCTTTTGGATGCTGCGAGACAATACGGTATTAAGAAGTTTGTGCATGTTTCAACAGATGAAGTTTATGGTGAACTTGATTTGGATCCTACAACTTTTTTTACTGAAGATACTCCGCTTCAACCAAACAGTCCGTATAGTGCAAGCAAAGCTTCTTCTGATTTATTAGTACGAGCTTATCACGAAACATATAAGTTGCCAGTCAATATTACTCGTTGTTCAAATAACTATGGGCCATACCATTTCCCGGAAAAGTTGATTCCTTTAACTATCTCTCGTGTATTAAATGATGAGAAGGTCCCAATATATGGAGATGGCAAAAATATTCGTGATTGGTTACATGTATTAGATCATTGCTCAGCGATTGATTTAGTGATGCACGATGGTGTAAACGGTGAAGTTTACAACGTAGGTGGTCATAATGAAAAAACAAATCTAGAAGTTGTTCAAACAATCATTAAAGCTCTAGGGAAATCTGAAGAATTGATTTTATTCGTTGAAGACCGTTTAGGACATGATAAAAGGTACGCAATTGATCCATCAAAGTTAGAAAAACTTGGTTGGAAATCTATATATAATTTCGACACGGGTATTGCACAGACTATTCAATGGTATGTGGAGAATGAACAATGGTGGAATGAAATTCTTAATGGAGATTACCAAAAGTATTTCGAAAAATAA
- a CDS encoding nucleotide sugar dehydrogenase, with protein MSINIIGLGYIGLPTALIFAKNGIKVTGTDYNKKLVEQLNNTQVPFKEEGLEELFQDAINNGIKFSTDYIKTDTYILAVPTPYVEESKKLDPKYVISATNSVLDVCEKGAAIIIESTIAPGTIDRYIRPIIEDRGLVIGEDVHLLHAPERIIPGNMVYELENNSRTIGADNPEIGEKIKKLYANFCMAEILVTDIRSAEMSKVVENTFRDINIAFANELTKICRSDGMDVYEIIRIANMHPRVNILQPGPGVGGHCISVDPWFLVGDYPDLTNMILTARKTNDSMPGHVLKRIRDIMREHNIMDITKVGLYGLAYKEDVDDTRESPTYQLLHRMDEHLAFGVKVFDPLIKEAIVEEQYLEFEEFLDDVEIVVVMVGHSHIKDNAAKLKGKLVLDTKNVISDMDTYKL; from the coding sequence GTGTCTATAAATATTATAGGATTAGGATATATTGGCTTACCTACAGCACTAATCTTTGCGAAAAATGGAATCAAAGTAACAGGCACAGATTATAACAAAAAATTAGTAGAACAATTAAATAATACCCAAGTACCTTTTAAAGAAGAGGGACTAGAAGAGCTTTTTCAAGATGCTATAAATAATGGCATAAAATTTTCTACAGACTATATAAAAACTGATACGTATATCCTTGCTGTACCAACTCCCTATGTTGAGGAGAGCAAGAAGTTGGACCCTAAGTATGTGATTTCAGCGACTAATAGTGTGCTAGATGTTTGTGAAAAGGGTGCTGCTATTATTATCGAATCTACTATAGCACCGGGTACGATAGATCGATATATTCGACCGATAATTGAAGATAGAGGATTAGTCATTGGAGAAGATGTGCATTTACTTCACGCACCTGAAAGAATCATTCCTGGTAACATGGTGTATGAACTTGAGAATAACTCAAGAACTATTGGCGCAGATAATCCTGAAATTGGAGAAAAAATTAAAAAGCTATACGCTAATTTTTGTATGGCTGAAATTTTAGTAACTGATATTCGTTCTGCAGAGATGTCCAAAGTCGTTGAAAATACATTTAGAGATATCAACATAGCATTTGCTAACGAATTAACAAAAATCTGTAGATCAGATGGTATGGATGTTTATGAAATCATACGCATTGCTAACATGCATCCACGTGTGAACATTCTTCAACCTGGACCTGGTGTAGGTGGTCATTGTATTTCAGTTGACCCGTGGTTCCTAGTAGGAGATTATCCAGATTTAACAAACATGATTTTAACAGCACGAAAAACTAATGATTCAATGCCTGGGCATGTTTTAAAACGTATTCGCGATATCATGAGAGAACATAATATAATGGATATTACTAAAGTTGGACTTTATGGTTTAGCGTATAAAGAAGATGTAGATGATACTAGAGAAAGTCCTACATATCAATTGTTACATAGAATGGATGAACATCTTGCTTTCGGCGTAAAAGTGTTCGATCCCCTCATCAAAGAAGCTATTGTTGAGGAGCAATACCTAGAATTTGAGGAGTTCCTTGATGATGTAGAAATAGTTGTAGTGATGGTTGGTCATAGTCATATTAAAGACAATGCAGCGAAGTTAAAAGGTAAGTTAGTGTTAGATACTAAAAATGTTATTAGTGATATGGATACATATAAATTATAG
- a CDS encoding ATP-binding protein — MNVRIVFGTGTYFEAVIDRLIHHSHLVVFKGPSNRMKESLMNN; from the coding sequence ATGAATGTCAGAATTGTTTTTGGGACAGGCACCTATTTTGAGGCCGTAATCGATCGTTTGATCCATCACTCACATCTGGTCGTATTTAAAGGGCCAAGCAATCGAATGAAGGAATCATTGATGAATAATTAA
- a CDS encoding SEC-C metal-binding domain-containing protein: protein MHAAVPFPYLCLDGNLAVVPGLEHPYSLFDHLGDRTDLEPVELTPMEVVKRASESYFLELPEYKKLAMYLEEMTKLDPDEVESVLFDFGVELNNQVPFNELVNEMFKDLTLLTPGIMQETIRLAKAAQHVTPHYALKGHTPGALFQEEKQQTPIQPPTEIGRNEKCPCGSGKKYKKCCM from the coding sequence TTGCATGCAGCCGTACCATTTCCCTACCTCTGCCTTGACGGAAATTTGGCTGTCGTTCCTGGGCTGGAGCATCCTTATTCTCTATTTGACCATCTAGGTGACCGTACCGATCTTGAACCGGTTGAACTGACACCGATGGAAGTGGTGAAGCGGGCTAGTGAAAGCTACTTTTTAGAGCTGCCAGAATACAAAAAGCTCGCGATGTATTTAGAGGAAATGACTAAATTAGATCCAGACGAGGTCGAATCAGTGCTGTTCGATTTCGGAGTGGAGTTGAATAATCAGGTTCCATTCAATGAATTAGTAAACGAGATGTTCAAGGATTTAACCTTGCTTACTCCGGGAATTATGCAGGAAACAATCCGGTTAGCAAAGGCAGCACAACATGTGACACCGCACTATGCTTTGAAAGGGCACACGCCAGGAGCACTTTTCCAAGAAGAAAAACAGCAAACCCCGATTCAGCCCCCAACAGAAATCGGTCGAAACGAAAAATGCCCATGTGGAAGTGGGAAGAAGTACAAGAAATGTTGTATGTAA